In Armatimonadota bacterium, a single genomic region encodes these proteins:
- a CDS encoding NAD(P)H-dependent glycerol-3-phosphate dehydrogenase: MDVAVLGSGSWGTALAILLARNGLDVTIFGRDHEELMIMRHTRENLKYLPGFTMPKNVTVDDIANVGDAPMTVVAVPASAVRPLLADLKGEHPLLVMASKGLELTTGLIVTDVAAEMKPDSMVAVLSGPNLAVEIVQGIPTAAVAACLDPRGADRVRSAFMCPSFRVYASSDVKGVELAGALKNVLAIGGGLSDGLGFGDNTKGALLARGLKEMITYGLAMGGHIETFLGIAGVGDLFATASSKLSRNYRLGYMIGSGKHVSDALHEIGQITEGLTTAEAVVHIARHHGIQIPVFETIDNVVREKIQPRGAVSLLMERFTREEGLDFGHLTHQQYGGKEAEDVNDAVHEEEVIMHDDPGHDSGA, translated from the coding sequence ATGGACGTTGCTGTCCTTGGTAGTGGAAGTTGGGGAACCGCGCTTGCGATCCTTCTGGCTCGGAATGGGCTAGATGTGACGATCTTTGGGCGTGACCACGAGGAGCTCATGATCATGCGTCATACGCGTGAGAACCTCAAGTACCTACCAGGGTTCACCATGCCGAAGAACGTCACTGTGGACGACATCGCTAATGTTGGCGATGCGCCGATGACCGTCGTCGCTGTTCCCGCATCCGCCGTTCGACCTCTCTTGGCGGATTTGAAGGGCGAGCACCCGCTACTCGTGATGGCGTCCAAGGGCCTTGAGCTCACAACCGGCTTGATTGTCACCGATGTTGCCGCCGAGATGAAGCCGGATTCGATGGTTGCAGTCCTAAGCGGGCCGAACCTTGCCGTCGAAATCGTCCAAGGAATTCCTACTGCAGCTGTCGCAGCTTGTCTCGATCCTCGCGGTGCAGATCGGGTTCGGTCGGCATTCATGTGCCCCAGTTTCCGAGTCTACGCCTCGTCCGATGTCAAAGGTGTTGAGTTAGCGGGCGCGCTAAAGAACGTCCTCGCCATCGGTGGTGGCCTTTCAGATGGCCTTGGGTTTGGAGACAATACCAAGGGTGCCCTGCTTGCTCGAGGTTTGAAGGAAATGATCACCTACGGCCTTGCAATGGGTGGTCACATCGAAACTTTTCTCGGCATTGCCGGAGTCGGCGATCTCTTCGCAACCGCTTCTTCGAAGCTCTCACGGAACTACCGGCTTGGCTACATGATCGGTTCGGGCAAGCACGTCTCTGACGCCCTACATGAGATCGGTCAAATCACGGAGGGCCTAACCACTGCGGAAGCCGTCGTCCACATCGCCCGGCACCACGGTATTCAGATTCCTGTCTTCGAGACGATTGATAATGTGGTTCGAGAAAAGATCCAGCCCAGAGGAGCTGTTTCGTTACTCATGGAGCGGTTCACCCGCGAAGAAGGCTTGGACTTCGGTCACCTCACGCATCAGCAGTACGGCGGTAAAGAGGCCGAAGACGTGAACGACGCTGTTCATGAAGAAGAGGTCATCATGCATGATGATCCAGGCCACGATTCCGGTGCTTAA
- a CDS encoding DUF5916 domain-containing protein, which produces MGRALFSLLFVGIVGTITATGPVLTAIESKAPPKIDGTISPGEWPDATKVGPMLDPVSGKVSPDPSDVWISYDKKSIYVAFYCHDRDPAQIRGREIIPNSRFQGEDTVNFSINTFGNNSFDQENEFTANVLGTQSENIAGGRTGKREWRGEWVAKTSRVADGWICEMSIPWTILNYPFKANAKMNVNFSRVIGRSLFEQRWANANQNPLPENMGTWTGVNPPEPPKPRTQFLTYTSPEVTAEGFQNRVGLDARYAFTPQFNGLMSLSPDFRNVEDVVAGIDFVRTERFLGERRPFFNEGGDFFDLTGQFAYGRMFYSRRIQEFDLGAKFYGQLNNRQKLGALYTNNFDGQKTAVVNFEQISTPVSGHKVFGTFEGGGKDNSSFGASMYTRKGTVGFDAGFSAEKDGGSKTDTAGTAAVSYQRPNVFAIARYSWVTPEFNPSLGFIPWTDRRGGYVYLTASNEFRKGPVRSGSFNMSSTEFRTYDGDIQEGGWDSSAALEFRNDMQVNFGRSRYRYFGSLDDTAWIGLNFNISNRFKRFGVGYQEGTLSDQPSRQFDFGSSFRIGKNLDLSLRKTILRQAAGLANETLTQQTIGTLAYQMSPADLVSSRFVWNGDNLNAYFSFRHTGFAGTDYYLIVGDPNSPTTVNRLAAKIVWSF; this is translated from the coding sequence ATGGGGAGAGCTCTATTTTCTTTATTATTCGTAGGAATCGTGGGGACGATTACCGCAACCGGGCCGGTGTTAACGGCAATTGAATCGAAGGCACCGCCCAAGATTGACGGCACAATTTCGCCTGGCGAATGGCCGGATGCCACCAAAGTCGGCCCGATGCTCGACCCAGTGAGCGGAAAAGTCTCGCCTGACCCATCGGACGTTTGGATCTCTTATGACAAGAAGTCGATTTATGTCGCCTTTTATTGCCATGACCGCGATCCGGCGCAGATTCGAGGACGAGAGATCATTCCAAACTCTCGGTTCCAAGGTGAAGACACCGTCAACTTCTCGATCAACACTTTTGGGAACAACAGCTTCGATCAGGAGAATGAATTTACTGCGAATGTGCTCGGTACGCAGTCCGAGAACATCGCTGGTGGGCGAACTGGAAAGCGCGAGTGGAGGGGCGAATGGGTTGCAAAAACCTCTCGGGTAGCCGACGGTTGGATCTGCGAGATGTCGATTCCGTGGACGATCTTGAACTATCCCTTTAAGGCGAACGCTAAAATGAACGTCAACTTCTCCCGAGTGATCGGGCGGAGTCTATTTGAGCAGCGATGGGCCAATGCAAATCAGAACCCGCTCCCTGAGAACATGGGAACATGGACCGGTGTCAACCCGCCAGAACCACCAAAGCCTCGGACGCAGTTTTTGACTTATACCTCTCCGGAAGTGACGGCCGAGGGATTCCAAAACCGCGTCGGGTTAGATGCCCGCTATGCGTTTACGCCCCAGTTCAACGGTCTGATGAGCCTCAGCCCGGACTTTCGAAATGTTGAGGACGTTGTCGCGGGCATTGACTTCGTTCGCACTGAGCGATTCCTTGGCGAGCGGAGGCCGTTCTTTAACGAGGGCGGTGACTTTTTCGACCTTACCGGGCAGTTCGCCTACGGTCGAATGTTCTACTCGCGCAGGATCCAAGAGTTTGATTTGGGGGCTAAGTTCTATGGCCAGCTCAACAATCGGCAAAAGCTTGGTGCTTTGTACACGAACAACTTTGATGGTCAGAAGACAGCGGTCGTCAACTTTGAGCAGATCAGCACGCCGGTCAGCGGACACAAAGTGTTTGGCACATTCGAAGGTGGCGGCAAAGATAACTCAAGCTTTGGTGCGTCCATGTACACCCGGAAAGGAACTGTTGGCTTCGACGCTGGTTTTAGTGCAGAAAAGGATGGTGGGAGCAAAACTGACACCGCGGGTACCGCCGCTGTCAGTTATCAACGTCCAAACGTGTTTGCCATCGCCCGTTACTCATGGGTGACTCCGGAGTTTAATCCTTCACTTGGGTTTATTCCTTGGACTGATCGCCGTGGAGGTTATGTCTATCTCACGGCGTCCAATGAGTTTCGAAAGGGACCGGTTAGAAGTGGTTCGTTCAATATGAGCTCCACAGAGTTTCGCACTTATGATGGAGATATTCAGGAAGGCGGATGGGACTCCAGCGCGGCGCTGGAGTTCCGAAATGACATGCAGGTCAACTTTGGTCGTTCGCGTTATCGTTACTTCGGATCGCTCGACGACACCGCTTGGATCGGGCTGAACTTCAACATCAGCAATCGATTCAAGCGGTTCGGCGTTGGCTACCAAGAGGGCACTTTAAGTGATCAGCCAAGCCGACAGTTCGACTTCGGAAGCTCATTCCGGATAGGAAAGAACCTTGATCTTTCTTTGCGGAAGACAATTCTTCGTCAGGCGGCAGGACTCGCAAACGAAACTTTGACCCAACAGACAATTGGAACCCTTGCCTACCAAATGTCGCCCGCCGACTTGGTTTCGAGCCGGTTTGTTTGGAACGGTGATAACCTCAACGCCTATTTCAGCTTCCGTCACACAGGGTTTGCCGGCACGGACTACTATCTGATCGTCGGAGATCCGAATTCGCCAACAACCGTGAACCGATTGGCGGCAAAGATTGTTTGGTCTTTTTAA
- a CDS encoding decaprenyl-phosphate phosphoribosyltransferase — protein sequence MLTDLTKLIRVKQWTKNVFVLAAFVFTKGWKDWANVRETVLALIGMCLISSATYVVNDIFDVEKDRRHPKKKNRPIASGRIPVPVASVIAVCLLCVGMLLGWMANPPVLYVFAVYLLIQIAYNLGLRNQAIIDVGCIAAGFVVRVVLGAVAISQQVSGWILLCTATVALMIGFGKRRHEFMLKAQLGGETRKSLADYSQQSLDILVAFSATCAAMSYSVYSIESPTAHLYPALILTTPWVLYGICRYIIIVFGSGETGEPESLVFGDKQLIIVFVGYLVSAVLALKRLPLPFLIQ from the coding sequence GTGCTGACCGACCTAACAAAACTGATCCGAGTAAAGCAGTGGACGAAGAACGTCTTCGTCCTTGCCGCGTTCGTCTTCACTAAGGGCTGGAAGGACTGGGCGAACGTCCGAGAAACCGTGTTGGCACTCATCGGAATGTGCTTGATCTCTTCGGCCACTTACGTCGTTAACGACATTTTTGATGTTGAGAAGGATCGACGTCACCCGAAGAAGAAGAATCGTCCCATCGCTTCGGGGCGGATTCCGGTTCCGGTCGCTTCGGTGATTGCGGTTTGTCTGCTGTGTGTCGGAATGCTTTTGGGCTGGATGGCAAACCCGCCAGTTCTGTACGTATTCGCTGTTTATTTGCTGATACAGATCGCCTACAACCTCGGCCTTAGGAACCAAGCGATTATCGATGTTGGGTGTATCGCTGCTGGTTTTGTCGTCCGGGTCGTGCTCGGAGCAGTAGCAATTTCGCAACAAGTTTCCGGCTGGATATTGCTGTGTACCGCCACCGTCGCCTTGATGATCGGTTTCGGTAAGCGCCGCCATGAGTTCATGCTCAAGGCGCAGTTAGGCGGCGAGACTCGCAAGAGCCTTGCTGATTACTCTCAGCAATCCCTGGATATCCTGGTCGCCTTCTCGGCGACCTGCGCGGCAATGAGCTATAGCGTTTACTCGATCGAGAGTCCGACCGCACACTTGTATCCCGCCCTAATCTTGACCACTCCGTGGGTGCTTTACGGAATCTGTCGGTACATCATCATTGTGTTTGGCTCCGGCGAAACTGGTGAACCGGAATCCTTAGTTTTTGGCGACAAGCAACTCATCATCGTGTTCGTCGGATATCTTGTCAGTGCCGTTCTTGCTCTCAAGCGACTTCCACTTCCATTCCTCATTCAATGA
- a CDS encoding FAD-binding oxidoreductase, whose product MISTQRITRVAGYGMTQAADAYVYRPTCVDEIRAVFDEARAAGRKVTLRGAGRSYGDGNIGSETLLIDITRMNRILSWDASTGIIDCQSGVTIENLWRYCLEDGYWPPVVTGTMYPTLGGALGMNVHGKNNYCQGTMGEHVIDMDVLFPNGDLRVLTPTDDLFFAVISSAGLLGVITRVKLQMHHVASGNVDVWAEAAQNWDEQFALFEKYEHNSDYMVSWVDCFARGSKAGRGQFHGAWYKAREDLASRVAEKQDLPALILGFFPKSLVWKVLKVLCNRAGMRFLNAAKQFASSTIGNNKMHDQSLVAFSFLLDYVPDWRKAYEPGGFIQYQTFVPKEHAKHVFAEQVRLQQEYRLESFLGVLKRHRPDKFLFSHAVDGYSMALDFKVTAKNKARLWELAHKMNDLTIKHGGRFYFAKDSTLRPEDAAAYLGEALGEFRKLKSELDPESLLTSDLGSRLKIS is encoded by the coding sequence ATGATTTCCACCCAACGCATAACCCGCGTGGCGGGATACGGAATGACCCAAGCAGCCGACGCCTACGTTTATCGGCCAACTTGTGTTGATGAGATCAGAGCGGTCTTTGACGAGGCTCGCGCAGCGGGACGGAAGGTTACGTTGCGCGGTGCCGGACGCAGCTATGGTGACGGAAACATAGGCTCCGAGACCCTGTTAATCGACATCACGAGGATGAATCGAATTCTCTCTTGGGATGCTTCGACAGGCATCATTGACTGCCAAAGCGGGGTCACCATCGAAAACCTTTGGCGTTACTGCCTAGAAGACGGATATTGGCCGCCTGTCGTGACGGGAACCATGTACCCAACCCTCGGTGGCGCGCTCGGCATGAACGTCCATGGCAAAAACAATTACTGCCAGGGGACGATGGGCGAGCATGTCATCGACATGGATGTGTTGTTCCCCAACGGCGATCTGCGCGTTCTAACCCCGACCGATGATCTGTTCTTCGCCGTCATCTCGTCAGCCGGTTTGCTGGGAGTGATTACGAGAGTGAAGCTCCAGATGCACCACGTTGCCAGCGGAAACGTCGACGTTTGGGCCGAAGCCGCTCAGAACTGGGATGAGCAGTTCGCCTTGTTTGAGAAGTACGAGCATAACTCGGACTACATGGTCTCCTGGGTCGATTGCTTTGCTCGGGGGTCGAAGGCGGGGCGCGGCCAGTTTCATGGAGCTTGGTACAAAGCGCGCGAGGATCTCGCGAGCCGAGTCGCCGAAAAGCAAGACCTCCCGGCACTCATCCTCGGTTTCTTCCCTAAGTCGCTTGTCTGGAAGGTGCTCAAGGTTCTCTGCAACCGCGCCGGAATGCGGTTCTTGAACGCCGCCAAACAGTTCGCCAGCAGCACAATCGGCAACAACAAGATGCACGACCAAAGCTTGGTCGCGTTCTCGTTTTTGCTCGACTACGTTCCGGATTGGCGTAAGGCCTACGAACCCGGCGGGTTCATCCAATACCAAACGTTCGTTCCGAAAGAACACGCCAAACACGTCTTCGCCGAGCAGGTTCGCCTTCAGCAGGAATATCGTCTTGAGTCGTTTCTGGGAGTTCTCAAGAGACACCGCCCCGATAAGTTCCTTTTCTCCCACGCGGTTGACGGCTACTCGATGGCCCTCGACTTCAAAGTCACGGCGAAGAACAAAGCGAGGCTCTGGGAGCTCGCTCACAAAATGAACGACCTCACGATCAAGCATGGCGGGCGTTTCTACTTTGCGAAGGATTCTACTTTGCGTCCGGAGGATGCGGCTGCGTACTTGGGCGAAGCACTCGGCGAGTTTCGCAAACTGAAAAGCGAGCTGGACCCAGAGTCTCTACTTACCAGCGATCTGGGATCTAGGCTGAAAATTTCCTGA
- a CDS encoding FAD-dependent oxidoreductase, whose product MNRRQFLTIVSSALASGSYPMLPRADREVIVIGAGISGLAAAQELRRSGFRVTVLEARNRVGGRIWTSTKWVDAPMDMGASWIHGVEGNPITKYADSIKARRLSTDAESSTAYGPDGKELNQSQERRLAAIQKELEAQLERAEEEEGDLSVRQAIARLTTKYKPGSTDRLYLEFLVNSTLEHEYSGASDQLSAHWLGSDEEFGGSDVMFLDGFHTVTNSLAKGLDVRLGLVVSKIDSSQKRVRVTTQKGVFESDHLLITLPLGVLKSNSVEFTPPLPKSKQEAIDKLQMGVLNKCFLRFEEAFWPGDIDWIQHIAELPGHWAEWVSFTQATNLPILLGFNAAKRGRDIEALSDRAIVDDAMKTLRRIFGPAVKNPIDWQVTRWAVDPFSRGSYSFLSLGATPEDFIRLSKPIGSKLFFAGEATNKAYFGTTHGAYLSGIRAASEIRRA is encoded by the coding sequence ATGAATCGACGCCAATTCTTGACGATTGTTAGTTCTGCGCTAGCCAGCGGCTCGTACCCAATGTTGCCGCGAGCCGATCGCGAAGTCATCGTCATTGGGGCCGGAATCTCAGGTCTCGCTGCCGCTCAGGAGCTGCGGCGAAGCGGGTTCCGAGTAACCGTTCTGGAAGCTCGAAATCGAGTGGGAGGACGAATCTGGACCAGCACCAAGTGGGTCGATGCTCCGATGGATATGGGGGCGTCCTGGATCCATGGAGTTGAGGGGAACCCTATCACGAAGTACGCCGATTCGATCAAAGCTCGCCGGTTGAGCACCGATGCCGAGTCGTCAACCGCCTACGGCCCAGACGGGAAGGAACTAAACCAAAGCCAAGAGCGGCGTTTGGCGGCGATTCAGAAGGAGTTGGAAGCTCAACTCGAACGCGCCGAAGAGGAAGAGGGTGATCTTTCCGTGAGACAGGCGATCGCCCGATTGACAACGAAGTACAAACCTGGCTCCACTGACCGCCTTTATCTCGAGTTCCTCGTGAACTCCACTCTGGAGCACGAATACAGTGGTGCTTCGGATCAGCTCTCTGCGCATTGGCTGGGAAGTGATGAGGAGTTTGGCGGCAGTGATGTGATGTTCCTAGATGGATTCCATACCGTGACGAACTCACTGGCCAAAGGATTGGACGTCCGCCTGGGACTGGTGGTGTCCAAGATTGATTCAAGTCAAAAGCGAGTAAGGGTCACAACTCAAAAGGGGGTTTTCGAGTCCGATCACCTGCTGATTACCTTGCCGCTTGGAGTCTTGAAATCCAATTCGGTCGAGTTCACTCCCCCACTACCGAAATCGAAACAGGAAGCAATTGATAAGCTTCAAATGGGTGTCCTCAACAAGTGCTTCTTGCGGTTTGAAGAAGCGTTTTGGCCCGGAGACATTGATTGGATTCAACACATCGCCGAGCTCCCTGGTCACTGGGCGGAGTGGGTAAGTTTTACGCAAGCTACGAATTTGCCAATCCTCCTCGGGTTCAACGCCGCCAAACGCGGACGCGACATCGAGGCACTCTCGGATCGTGCGATTGTGGATGACGCGATGAAAACCCTGCGACGAATCTTCGGCCCAGCCGTGAAGAACCCGATCGACTGGCAAGTCACCCGATGGGCAGTCGATCCCTTTTCACGGGGATCCTATTCGTTTCTCTCGCTGGGTGCAACTCCGGAGGACTTCATCCGACTTTCTAAACCTATCGGTTCGAAGCTGTTCTTTGCGGGAGAAGCCACCAATAAGGCATACTTCGGAACAACTCACGGAGCTTACTTGTCCGGCATTCGTGCTGCGAGCGAGATTCGGCGAGCTTAA
- a CDS encoding SDR family NAD(P)-dependent oxidoreductase — MKYKTAIVVGASSGMGRELVRQLASSGTKVAAIARRSDRLQELAAEFPGLVTPIIHDVTDYEAIPALFQTVTRDLGGLDLFIYNSGAMPIIEANEFTWTKDKQMLDVNVCGAVAWCNHAAERFMHTGHGCLVGIGSVAGDRGRHKQPVYNASKAFFHTYLEALRNRGVCVSTIKPGPVDTEMTAALNMKGMMSASTAASIILSKADKNGEHYLKLAHRIAFYIIKRIPSPLFRKLKI; from the coding sequence ATGAAATACAAAACCGCTATCGTCGTAGGGGCCTCATCCGGAATGGGGCGGGAACTTGTACGCCAACTTGCCTCCTCGGGCACGAAGGTCGCGGCAATTGCTCGCCGATCAGACCGTTTGCAGGAGCTTGCCGCAGAGTTCCCCGGGCTAGTGACCCCGATTATTCACGATGTTACCGACTACGAAGCAATCCCTGCGTTGTTCCAGACCGTTACCCGAGACCTGGGTGGGCTAGATTTGTTTATCTACAACAGCGGCGCGATGCCAATCATCGAAGCGAATGAATTCACATGGACCAAAGACAAGCAAATGCTTGACGTGAATGTTTGCGGCGCCGTCGCATGGTGCAATCATGCGGCCGAACGATTCATGCATACGGGGCATGGCTGCCTTGTCGGAATCGGCAGTGTCGCAGGAGACCGCGGACGTCACAAGCAACCGGTTTACAACGCCTCGAAGGCTTTCTTCCACACCTACCTCGAAGCACTCCGGAATCGCGGTGTTTGCGTTTCAACAATCAAGCCCGGACCGGTAGACACCGAGATGACGGCCGCTTTGAACATGAAGGGCATGATGTCGGCGTCGACGGCGGCGTCCATCATTCTCAGCAAAGCTGACAAGAACGGGGAGCACTACCTTAAGCTCGCCCACCGCATCGCCTTCTATATCATCAAGCGCATCCCGAGTCCGCTCTTCCGTAAGCTCAAGATATGA
- a CDS encoding aldehyde dehydrogenase family protein — translation MLPEVLLNRLIPNLGSYIGNDLVVTTPIDGSQIASLAFDSAASIDAKISQSVQAFRIWRDVPGPKRGELVRQLGNKLRERKEDLSMLVSMECGKIIEEGRGEVQEMIDICDFAVGISRQLYGLTIASERKNHVMQENWLPLGPVGIISAFNFPVAVWAWNAALAIVCGDSVIWKPSEKTPLTALACQALFEETCREFGDAPEHLSQVIIGAREQGEQMVEDVRVPLISATGSTRMGQAVGQKVAARFGKSLLELGGNNAMIIAPSADLAIAIPSILFGSVGTAGQRCTTTRRVFVHSSIFDQVYNSLKTAYFSLGENKVGSPLEADTLVGPLIDEASFEGMQNALGRIRAEAVEIIGGERVDRPGFYVKPALVRLSKQSETIFTETFAPITYVMPYDDLAQVIEEHNAVPQGLSSAIMTTDVREAEFFKRYSDCGIANVNIGTSGAEIGGAFGGEKETGGGRESGSDSWKAYMRRQTSTTYFGTERPALAQGIKFDV, via the coding sequence ATGCTACCGGAAGTATTGTTGAATCGGCTCATCCCAAATCTCGGTTCGTACATAGGAAATGATTTGGTGGTGACCACCCCGATCGACGGATCGCAGATCGCTTCGCTGGCCTTCGATTCTGCGGCGAGCATCGACGCCAAGATTTCCCAAAGCGTACAAGCTTTCCGGATTTGGCGCGATGTCCCTGGCCCCAAAAGGGGCGAGTTGGTTCGGCAGTTAGGCAACAAACTTCGTGAGCGCAAGGAAGACCTTTCGATGTTGGTCTCGATGGAATGCGGGAAGATCATCGAAGAAGGTCGGGGCGAGGTTCAGGAGATGATTGACATTTGCGATTTCGCGGTCGGCATCTCTCGCCAGCTCTACGGACTGACCATCGCCAGTGAGCGGAAGAACCACGTAATGCAGGAGAATTGGCTCCCGCTGGGGCCGGTCGGCATCATTTCTGCCTTTAATTTCCCGGTGGCGGTTTGGGCTTGGAACGCCGCGCTTGCGATTGTCTGCGGCGACTCGGTGATCTGGAAGCCTTCCGAAAAAACTCCGTTGACTGCCCTGGCTTGCCAGGCTCTTTTTGAGGAGACTTGCAGAGAGTTTGGCGACGCTCCTGAGCACTTGTCGCAAGTGATTATCGGAGCACGCGAGCAAGGTGAGCAGATGGTCGAGGATGTCCGAGTTCCGTTGATCTCAGCCACGGGCTCGACCCGAATGGGCCAGGCAGTTGGGCAGAAGGTCGCCGCTCGGTTCGGCAAATCTCTCCTAGAGCTCGGTGGAAACAACGCGATGATCATCGCTCCTTCGGCGGATCTTGCGATTGCGATTCCTTCGATCCTGTTTGGTTCGGTTGGAACGGCTGGGCAGCGATGCACCACGACACGTCGGGTCTTCGTTCATTCTTCGATATTCGACCAGGTTTACAACTCGCTGAAAACGGCCTATTTTTCGCTTGGCGAGAACAAGGTTGGTTCGCCGCTTGAAGCGGACACTCTGGTTGGACCGCTCATCGATGAAGCGAGCTTCGAAGGGATGCAAAATGCCCTTGGTCGAATTCGAGCCGAAGCGGTCGAAATCATCGGTGGCGAGCGAGTTGATCGGCCCGGCTTCTATGTCAAGCCAGCTCTGGTTCGGCTGAGCAAGCAGAGTGAAACCATCTTTACCGAGACGTTTGCGCCAATCACCTACGTGATGCCTTACGACGACCTTGCTCAGGTGATTGAGGAGCACAATGCGGTTCCGCAGGGCCTTAGCAGTGCGATCATGACCACCGACGTACGCGAGGCCGAGTTCTTTAAGCGGTACAGCGATTGCGGCATCGCTAACGTCAATATTGGGACGAGCGGAGCTGAGATTGGCGGAGCTTTTGGCGGTGAGAAAGAGACTGGCGGGGGCCGCGAATCGGGCTCGGATTCCTGGAAAGCCTACATGCGGCGCCAGACCAGCACCACGTACTTCGGCACCGAGAGGCCCGCGCTTGCGCAAGGAATCAAGTTCGACGTCTGA
- a CDS encoding DUF1684 domain-containing protein yields MVFAAALVLLDFRSEELQWRAEREANLKKPTGWLAVAGLHWLKPGMNQIGFGTDIEIRTAEGTVEWQAGDKFRAKLPNGGRTPEAKDFDSQVELNEKLYSGEIVFSIIHRGDRHGLRVWDPKAATRVNFKGLSWFPPRAEYVVNAKFVAYKTVRQLSITNILGYSEPSPNPGYFSFMLRGKKCRLEAIDEGETYFLNFKDRTSGATTYPAGRFIDLPKRSDGKYMVNFNRAYNPPCAFTNFATCPLPPKGNLLNVAIEAGEKTHHAN; encoded by the coding sequence ATGGTCTTCGCCGCTGCCCTTGTACTGCTCGACTTCCGCAGCGAAGAACTGCAATGGCGGGCCGAGCGAGAAGCGAATCTGAAAAAGCCCACCGGATGGCTGGCTGTGGCCGGTCTGCACTGGCTGAAACCGGGCATGAACCAGATCGGTTTTGGAACGGATATCGAGATACGCACCGCTGAGGGCACGGTTGAGTGGCAGGCGGGCGACAAGTTTCGGGCGAAGCTTCCGAACGGGGGAAGAACTCCGGAGGCCAAAGATTTTGACTCTCAGGTGGAGTTGAACGAGAAGCTGTATTCTGGCGAGATTGTGTTTTCGATCATCCATCGGGGAGATCGCCACGGGCTCCGAGTGTGGGACCCTAAGGCGGCGACCCGAGTAAACTTCAAGGGACTCAGCTGGTTTCCACCGAGAGCTGAGTATGTGGTCAACGCTAAGTTCGTCGCTTACAAAACCGTTCGGCAACTCTCGATCACCAACATCCTCGGCTACTCCGAACCCTCCCCGAATCCCGGCTATTTCAGCTTTATGCTGAGAGGCAAAAAGTGTCGTCTTGAGGCAATCGATGAGGGTGAGACCTACTTTTTGAACTTTAAAGATCGCACCAGTGGGGCAACCACTTACCCTGCTGGACGCTTCATCGACCTTCCGAAGCGCTCTGACGGAAAGTATATGGTCAACTTCAACCGAGCCTACAATCCGCCATGCGCGTTTACGAACTTCGCGACTTGTCCGTTGCCGCCGAAGGGGAACTTGTTGAATGTAGCGATTGAGGCCGGCGAGAAGACGCATCACGCCAATTGA